The Cinclus cinclus chromosome 3, bCinCin1.1, whole genome shotgun sequence genome has a window encoding:
- the TP53BP2 gene encoding apoptosis-stimulating of p53 protein 2, whose protein sequence is MRFGSKMMPMFLTVYLSNNEQHFTEVPVTPETTCRDVVELCKEPGESECHLAEVWCGSERPIGDNERILDILQRFGMQRSEVRFFLRHERSPCREAGTGQRSQDPAFKRNGVKVPGDRRIENGVSAPRMDMTLAELQEMASRQQQQIEAQQQMLANKEQRLKFLKQQDQRHQQQAAEQEKLKRLKEIAENQEAKLKKVRALKGHVEQKRLSNGKLVEEIEQMNSLFQQKQRELVLAVSKVEELTRQLEMLKNGRIDGYHDNQSAVAELDRLYKELQLRNKLNQEQNAKLQQQRECLNKRNLEVAVMDKRVNELRERLWKKKAALQQKENVPASSDGNLPQPVPSAPSRVAAVGPYIQSSTMPRIASRPELLVKPAFSDGTQALQVPDGPLKTQTLPNMRAGNSSQIKTPAGSVVPSAKPSPSAPDWSSSNTDNHINQGSTLTSGKGIVTSEGQATAEGETFLRDKEKKVRPFSMFDSVEQSAGLGTLRKNQSSEDLLREAQTTNKTVTKVPPPVPTKPKQINLPYFGQASHLQPADTKLDGNLQKLPLAVAAMGNKQKPVAQPPSHPSQQIQQRISVPPAGSSSSQEQILPSSKQESPPAAAVRPFTPQPSKESSLPPFRKPQTVAASSIYSMYTQQQTAGKNFQQAVQSALTRAQTRGPHFPSVYGKPVMAGAGVQNQLPQTENIYSNLQGKPGRPEPEVETAASAHESHEPERIPRPLSPTKLLPFLSNPYRNQSDADLEALRKKLSNAPRPLKKRSSITEPEGPNGPNIQKLLYQRTTLAAMETISAPLHPSKQMASAASPESPVEIPNPYLSTESEKETAASMPEPAIAEETESTAAEQSEAALSPIPLDTVPEAVSDSDELMQPKPEEPHLEAPLPLEVYMEEYPPYPPPPYPSGEPESLGEDSFNMRPPEVTGQFSLPPGKRTNLRKTGSERIGHGMRVKFNPLALLLDSSLEGEFDLVQRIIYEVEDPSMPNDEGITALHNAVCAGHTEIVKFLVQFGVNVNAADSDGWTPLHCAASCNNVQVCKFLVESGAAVFAMTYSDMQTAADKCEEMEEGYTQCSQFLYGVQEKMGIMNKGVIYGLWDYEAQNDDELSMKEGDCMTILRREDEEEIEWWWARLNDKEGYVPRNLLGLYPRIKPRQRSLA, encoded by the exons aaCGTCCCATAGGCGATAATGAACGGATCCTGGATATTCTGCAGAGGTTTGGAATGCAGAGGAGCGAGGTGCGTTTCTTCCTCCGCCATGAACGCTCTCCCTGCCGGGAAGCCG GGACCGGACAGAGGTCTCAAGATCCAGCCTTCAAAAGAAATGGTGTGAAAGTGCCTGGTGATAGAAGAATAGAGAATGGG GTAAGTGCACCAAGGATGGATATGACACTGGCTGAGCTTCAGGAAATGGCATCACGCCAACAGCAACAAATTGAGGCTCAACAACAAATGCTGGCTAACAAG GAACAGCGGCTGAAATTCCTGAAGCAGCAAGATCAGCGACACCAACAGCAAGCTGCTGAACAGGAGAAACTGAAACGATTAAAGGAAATTGCTGAGAATCAAGAAGCCAAACTTAAGAAAGTGAGAGCATTGAAAGGCCATGTAGAACAAAAAAGACTCAGCAATGGGAAATTAG TGGAGGAGATTGAACAGATgaacagcctgttccagcaaaagCAGCGCGAGCTGGTGCTGGCTGTGTCAAAAGTAGAGGAGCTCACCAGGCAGCTGGAGATGCTGAAGAACGGCCGGATTGATGGCTACCATGACAACCAGTCGGCTGTAGCTGAGCTCGACCGTCTCTACAAGGAGCTGCAG TTGAGGAACAAACTGAACCAGGAGCAGAATGCCAAGCTGCAGCAACAGAGGGAGTGTTTGAACAAGCGCAACTTGGAGGTGGCAGTCATGGACAAGCGTGTTAATGAGCTGCGTGAGCGGCTGTGGAAGaaaaaggcagctctgcagcagaaagAGAATGTACCA gctTCTTCAGATGGGAATTTACCACAGCCTGTGCCTTCTGCTCCAAGTCGAGTGGCAGCAGTAGGTCCTTATATCCAGTCCTCTACTATGCCACGTATTGCTTCCAGACCTGAGCTTTTGGTGAAGCCAGCATTTTCTGATGGGACACAAGCTTTGCAGGTGCCTGATGGGCCCCTGAAAACACAAACGCTGCCCAATATGAGAGCTGGGAACAGTTCACAAATTAAAACTCCTGCAG GTTCTGTGGTCCCCAGTGCAAAACCTTCCCCATCTGCCCCTGACTGGAGTAGTTCAAACACAGACAATCATATTAATCAAGGATCAACCCTGACTTCAGGAAAAGGAATTGTGACAAGTGAAGGACAAG CAACAGCTGAAGGAGAAACTTTTTTACGTGACAAGGAGAAGAAGGTGCGTCCGTTCTCCATGTTTGACTCCGTGGAGCAGTCTGCCGGGCTGGGCACGCTGAGGAAAAACCAGAGCAGCGAGGATCTCCTGCGGGAAGCACAG acAACCAATAAAACTGTGACCAAGGTGCCACCACCTGTCCCCACTAAACCAAAACAGATAAACTTGCCTTACTTCGGTCAAGCCAGTCACCTGCAACCTGCTGATACAAAGCTGGATGGAAACCTGCAGAAGCTGCCTTTGGCTGTTGCAGCCATGGGAAACAAGCAAAAACCAGTGGCACAGCCGCCTTCTCATCCTTCTCAGCAGATACAGCAAAGAATTTCAGTACCTCCTGCAGGTTCTTCTTCCAGTCAGGAGCAAATTCTTCCTTCCTCCAAACAGGAGagtcccccagcagcagctgtgagaCCTTTTACTCCTCAACCATCCAAAGAGTCTTCACTGCCACCATTTCGAAAGCCTCAGACTGTGGCTGCAAGTTCCATTTACAGCATGTACACCCAACAGCAGACTGCTGGGAAGAACTTCCAGCAGGCAGTGCAGAGTGCTTTGACGAGGGCGCAGACCAGAGGACCACACTTCCCAAGTG TGTATGGCAAGCCCgtgatggcaggagcaggggtaCAGAATCAGCTGCCACAGACAGAGAACATCTACTCCAACCTGCAGGGCAAACCAGGCAGGCCAGAGCCTGAGGTGGaaacagcagcctctgctcacgAGAGCCACGAGCCAGAGCGGATACCTCGTCCCCTGAGCCCGACCAAGCTGCTGCCTTTCCTGTCCAACCCCTACCGCAACCAGAGCGACGCCGACCTGGAGGCACTACGGAAGAAGCTGTCCAATGCCCCCAGGCCACTGAAGAAACGCAGCTCCATTACTGAGCCAGAGGGACCCAATGGCCCCAACATTCAGAAGCTGTTGTATCAGAGGACCACTCTGGCTGCAATGGAGACTATCTCAGCTCCATTGCATCCCTCCAAACAGATGGCATCAGCTGCCAGTCCTGAAAGCCCAgtggaaatcccaaatccttaTCTAAGCAcagaatcagaaaaagaaacagctgctTCCATGCCAGAACCTGCTATTGCTGAGGAGACagaaagcacagcagcagagcagagtgaaGCTGCTCTTTCCCCCATACCTTTGGACACTGTGCCTGAAGCTGTATCAGACAGTGATGAACTCATGCAGCCCAAACCAGAAGAACCACACCTAGAAGCTCCACTGCCACTGGAGGTGTACATGGAAGAATATCCTCCATACCCACCACCTCCCTACCCATCAGGGGAACCAGAGAGTTTGGGAGAGGATTCATTCAATATGAGGCCTCCTGAAGTTACTGGACAATTTTCCTTGCCTCCT GGGAAGAGGACGAACTTGCGTAAGACTGGCTCTGAAAGGATTGGGCATGGAATGAGAGTGAAATTCAATCCCTTGGCATTACTTCTGGATTCATCTTTGGAGGGGGAGTTTGACCTTGTGCAGAGAATAATTTATGAG GTGGAAGATCCTAGCATGCCCAACGATGAAGGAATTACTGCTCTGCACAACgctgtgtgtgctgggcacACGGAAATCGTGAAGTTCCTGGTGCAGTTTGGGGTGAACGTGAATGCTGCAGACAGCGATGGATG GACCCCTCTGCACTGTGCAGCATCCTGCAATAACGTGCAGGTGTGCAAGTTCCTGGTGGAGTCGGGGGCAGCCGTGTTTGCCATGACCTACAGTGACATGCAGACGGCTGCGGACAAGTGCGAGGAGATGGAGGAAGGCTACACGCAGTGCTCCCAGTTCTTGTATG GAGTGCAGGAGAAGATGGGGATCATGAACAAAGGAGTGATTTATGGACTGTGGGATTATGAGGCTCAGAATGATGACGAGCTGTCCATGAAGGAAGGAGACTGCATGACAATCCTGCGCcgggaggatgaggaggagatCGAGTGGTGGTGGGCACGGCTGAATGACAAGGAGGGCTACGTGCCCCGAAACCTGCTAGGG CTGTATCCAAGGATTAAACCTAGACAAAGAAGCTTGGCATGA